Proteins encoded together in one Psychrobacter sp. 28M-43 window:
- the ribF gene encoding riboflavin biosynthesis protein RibF, producing MKTYFLEQLISSPHISSTDTVPVELASCVLTIGNFDGVHLGHQAMLAQVREIAHTQNLGAAVMIFEPQPREFFAPAKAPARLTNLAEKQALLAEYGVETLIVAGFDTEFRSLSAQAFADILAKRLNVKALVLGDDFRFGHDRTGDSQFLRGYGLDVTNLHTVTDSSTDSDIVDSDSIDTTDNDAARISSTRVRDLLLAGDIQAANRLLGRDYAITGVVVRGDQIGRTIDFPTANIDLQRIKPALHGIFAVDVVSLDDNGNVIANGLTALATDGHTGVAGLRPHSLFGTANIGKRPSVDKGDDWRLEVHFPQLQADLYGLNLHVRFLHFLHGERRYDGLEALKSGIHQDVADLLEWRDKQI from the coding sequence ATGAAAACCTATTTTCTTGAGCAACTGATTTCGTCGCCACACATCTCATCTACGGACACTGTCCCAGTAGAGTTGGCATCTTGCGTGCTAACTATCGGCAATTTTGACGGTGTGCACCTTGGTCACCAAGCCATGCTAGCCCAAGTTCGTGAGATTGCACATACCCAAAATTTGGGTGCGGCGGTCATGATATTTGAGCCGCAGCCACGTGAGTTTTTTGCACCTGCTAAAGCGCCTGCGCGCCTGACCAATCTGGCAGAGAAGCAAGCACTGCTAGCAGAATATGGTGTTGAAACATTGATCGTAGCAGGTTTTGATACAGAATTTCGCTCGCTATCAGCACAAGCGTTTGCCGATATATTAGCCAAGCGTTTGAACGTCAAAGCATTAGTGCTAGGTGATGACTTTCGCTTTGGCCATGATCGTACTGGCGACAGTCAGTTTTTGCGTGGCTATGGTTTGGATGTGACCAACCTGCATACGGTCACTGATAGTAGTACTGATAGCGACATTGTTGATAGCGACAGTATTGATACGACCGATAACGACGCTGCCCGTATCAGCTCTACTCGTGTTCGTGATTTACTATTGGCAGGTGATATTCAAGCAGCCAACCGGTTACTTGGTCGTGACTATGCAATCACTGGAGTGGTTGTGCGTGGCGACCAAATAGGTCGAACGATAGACTTCCCTACCGCAAATATCGATTTGCAACGAATAAAACCTGCCTTACATGGTATTTTTGCAGTCGATGTGGTGAGCTTAGATGACAATGGTAATGTGATCGCTAATGGTTTGACTGCGCTTGCCACCGATGGTCATACAGGTGTTGCCGGATTGCGTCCGCATAGTTTGTTCGGCACGGCTAATATTGGCAAAAGACCTTCTGTTGATAAAGGTGATGACTGGCGACTAGAAGTCCACTTTCCACAGTTGCAAGCTGATTTATACGGACTGAACTTACACGTACGTTTCCTACACTTTTTGCATGGTGAGCGTCGCTATGATGGATTAGAAGCATTAAAATCTGGTATTCATCAAGACGTTGCAGACTTACTTGAGTGGCGCGACAAGCAAATTTGA
- a CDS encoding DUF4105 domain-containing protein, with protein sequence MSIKLTSIPIDCTLMTIGLRARLPLAVAGLLLSAQTQAFLPTPLSVLESDALSPDASSIVPTSIAPTYSNSDALSEPDNINSAEPNIQNSTLSESSLKTEQLLSTWRQQVKADKLAQHTTWRRLLYFYDDKNSVFGKKKTESLVDDPSFFLSKNGQRDSGAELDAMLAALAQELASSVTEHNQAKTDTNNNSVLCRFPARVAWLTEVLSIDAASLSADCPELDEWMSTLAPEQLSIMFAQEYLDNPLSAFAHTLLRIDSKASIADPNQIDKAYALNYTVDGDPNDSFPVYATKSMIGSYNSAIEIDPYPEMLAKYLQDDERDTWTYQLSLTPAEVQQIMRHVWETKALKMPYYFTTDNCASEILRLIDVVRPQQNLLSQLSYAVVPSDVIQLLNDEQLLASTTYTPADNTLRQAQINEKKQQRAQLGYHNSAKQTVNEIKSAQLNPVSSMSADGQTLLKRQIDVWDNNPIDRHPLQLGTIGIGQRGDDDYMDIGFRAGFHDTLDHASGYPQFFNLEGLAATLRLYDTDDSKPNQPDSVVLQNVTLIRGRSFNPVNAAKKGNTWGANIEATRVNDGSREVGTDHLVGSVGYEKGWSWAFGTPAAGTGEMPPQLCYTFLAGTGQVGRGINKGFRLGAGINAGCRYQINNQLRAQAELQLPYWYHGSSDESNVRGHYWQPISSLGLQYDIDKKQALRINANYEWQERIDANDDIQLSYRRYF encoded by the coding sequence ATGTCTATAAAACTGACGTCCATACCTATCGATTGTACGCTAATGACCATTGGCCTGCGAGCACGTCTGCCATTAGCTGTAGCAGGGTTATTGCTCTCGGCTCAAACACAGGCATTTCTACCAACGCCACTGTCCGTCCTTGAATCAGATGCATTGTCACCTGACGCATCTAGCATCGTACCTACTAGCATAGCACCTACTTATTCTAATTCAGATGCATTATCCGAGCCGGATAATATTAATAGTGCTGAACCTAATATTCAAAATAGTACTTTATCTGAATCAAGCTTAAAGACAGAGCAGCTGCTATCGACATGGCGTCAACAAGTAAAAGCAGACAAATTGGCACAGCATACAACATGGCGACGCTTGTTGTATTTTTACGATGATAAAAACAGTGTATTCGGTAAAAAGAAAACCGAGAGTTTGGTTGATGATCCAAGCTTTTTCTTAAGTAAAAATGGTCAACGAGATTCAGGTGCAGAGTTGGATGCGATGCTCGCGGCACTTGCACAAGAGTTGGCATCATCAGTAACTGAGCACAACCAAGCAAAAACTGATACCAATAATAATTCTGTCTTATGTCGTTTTCCAGCGCGAGTGGCATGGTTGACAGAGGTGCTATCGATCGATGCTGCAAGTCTATCTGCTGACTGTCCAGAATTGGATGAGTGGATGTCGACATTGGCGCCTGAGCAGCTATCTATTATGTTTGCGCAGGAGTATTTGGACAATCCGCTCTCTGCATTTGCTCATACGTTGCTACGCATTGACTCAAAAGCGAGCATTGCTGATCCAAACCAAATTGATAAGGCTTATGCGCTGAATTATACGGTAGACGGTGATCCAAACGATAGTTTCCCAGTCTATGCTACTAAGTCAATGATTGGTAGCTACAACAGCGCTATCGAAATTGACCCTTATCCAGAGATGCTAGCGAAATACCTGCAAGATGATGAACGTGATACGTGGACATATCAGTTGAGTCTGACGCCAGCGGAAGTTCAGCAGATTATGCGCCACGTTTGGGAAACCAAAGCGTTAAAAATGCCTTATTACTTTACCACGGACAATTGTGCTTCTGAGATTCTGCGTCTTATTGATGTGGTCCGTCCGCAGCAAAACTTACTGAGCCAATTGTCTTACGCAGTCGTGCCTTCTGACGTGATTCAGCTATTAAATGATGAGCAGTTGCTGGCAAGTACCACTTATACGCCTGCTGATAATACCTTACGTCAAGCTCAGATCAATGAGAAAAAACAACAGCGCGCGCAGTTGGGCTATCACAATAGTGCCAAACAAACCGTGAATGAGATCAAGTCTGCGCAGCTCAACCCTGTATCGAGCATGTCAGCTGATGGGCAAACACTGCTCAAGCGTCAAATCGACGTATGGGATAATAATCCAATAGACAGGCATCCGCTACAATTGGGCACGATAGGTATAGGGCAGCGTGGTGACGATGACTATATGGATATTGGGTTTCGAGCGGGATTTCATGATACGCTTGACCACGCTTCAGGGTATCCACAGTTTTTTAATTTAGAAGGGCTGGCTGCGACATTACGATTGTATGACACAGATGACAGTAAGCCGAATCAGCCAGACAGTGTGGTATTGCAAAACGTCACTTTGATTCGTGGCCGCTCTTTTAACCCTGTTAATGCTGCCAAAAAAGGCAATACTTGGGGCGCCAATATCGAGGCGACGCGAGTAAATGATGGATCGCGAGAGGTAGGTACGGATCATTTGGTCGGTAGCGTGGGTTACGAAAAAGGCTGGTCATGGGCATTTGGTACACCAGCTGCAGGTACTGGTGAGATGCCGCCGCAACTGTGCTATACGTTTTTGGCAGGTACGGGGCAAGTAGGACGTGGTATCAATAAAGGCTTTCGTCTAGGCGCAGGTATCAATGCAGGCTGCCGTTACCAGATTAACAATCAGTTACGCGCGCAAGCTGAATTGCAATTGCCATATTGGTATCATGGCAGCAGCGATGAATCCAATGTCCGTGGCCATTATTGGCAACCAATCTCAAGCTTAGGACTGCAATACGATATTGATAAAAAACAAGCACTACGTATCAATGCCAATTACGAATGGCAAGAACGTATCGATGCCAATGATGATATACAGCTATCGTACAGACGGTATTTTTAG
- the murJ gene encoding murein biosynthesis integral membrane protein MurJ: MAKSRLFRSTMVVSSMTMLSRILGLVRDVVLLGVFGAGGLMDAFLVAFKIPNFLRRLFAEGAFSQAFVPVLSEYKEKYSLQQVQILVSRTSGALLLVLSMLTVVVILIAPWVVTLFAPGFADQPNKFAITAELLRLTFPYLLFISMTAFASGILQSYGRFAAPAFAPVLLNLCMIGGALIFAPMFDTPIMALGYAVAIAGLLQFLIQLPQLWQQKLLVAPKIDFQHEGVRRILKLMLPAIFGVSVTQINLLLNTIFASLMIGGSVSWLYAAERMSELPLGLIGVAIGTVILPSLSKSEAQKDDVSFKKTIDWAARLIILVGVPASAALFVLADVLMQALFLRGEFTLRDAQMSSLALRSMAGGILGFMLIKIFAPAFFARQDTRTPVKIGIISVIANMIFSVIFIGIFYFLEIPLHGGLALATTGAAFVNAGLLYYFLHKRDIFRFGPHWKKLFTQFAISTGSMIGVLYFMLPYFPTDQAQWQRIVALIIMCAVGALVYGVVLLATGFRPRQLKHG; encoded by the coding sequence ATGGCAAAAAGTCGGTTATTTCGTTCAACCATGGTGGTCAGCAGTATGACCATGTTATCGCGTATTTTAGGTTTGGTACGTGATGTTGTATTGCTAGGGGTTTTTGGTGCAGGTGGTTTGATGGATGCCTTTTTGGTCGCCTTCAAAATCCCAAACTTCTTACGACGACTGTTTGCAGAAGGTGCGTTTAGCCAAGCTTTCGTGCCAGTACTGTCCGAATACAAAGAAAAGTACAGCTTGCAACAAGTGCAGATTTTGGTCAGTCGCACCTCGGGCGCATTATTGCTAGTGTTATCGATGCTTACGGTGGTGGTCATCTTAATCGCACCTTGGGTGGTGACATTGTTTGCCCCTGGGTTTGCCGATCAACCCAACAAATTTGCCATTACCGCTGAGTTATTGCGTCTTACCTTTCCGTATTTGCTATTCATCTCTATGACAGCTTTTGCGAGTGGTATTCTACAGAGCTACGGTCGTTTCGCCGCGCCCGCCTTTGCGCCCGTGTTATTGAACCTATGTATGATTGGTGGCGCACTGATTTTTGCGCCGATGTTTGATACACCCATTATGGCGCTTGGCTATGCCGTTGCTATCGCAGGTTTGCTACAGTTTTTGATTCAACTGCCGCAGCTTTGGCAACAAAAGCTGCTTGTCGCGCCAAAGATTGACTTCCAGCACGAAGGTGTTCGTCGAATTTTGAAACTGATGTTACCTGCTATCTTTGGTGTCTCTGTCACTCAGATAAATTTACTATTGAACACTATCTTTGCCTCATTAATGATTGGCGGTTCCGTCTCTTGGCTCTATGCAGCTGAACGTATGAGCGAGCTACCATTAGGTCTGATTGGCGTAGCGATTGGTACCGTCATATTACCAAGCCTATCAAAAAGTGAAGCTCAAAAGGACGACGTCAGTTTCAAAAAAACCATCGACTGGGCAGCACGTCTTATCATCTTGGTCGGTGTGCCTGCCTCAGCTGCCTTATTTGTACTGGCAGATGTATTGATGCAAGCGCTGTTTTTACGTGGTGAGTTTACCTTACGTGATGCCCAAATGAGCTCACTGGCCCTACGTAGTATGGCAGGCGGTATCTTAGGATTTATGCTTATTAAGATTTTTGCCCCTGCATTCTTTGCGCGTCAAGACACCAGAACCCCTGTTAAAATCGGCATCATCTCTGTCATCGCCAATATGATCTTTAGTGTTATTTTTATCGGGATATTCTATTTCTTAGAGATACCGTTACATGGTGGTCTGGCATTGGCTACGACTGGCGCTGCTTTTGTAAATGCAGGCTTGCTATATTACTTCTTGCACAAGCGTGATATTTTCCGTTTCGGTCCGCATTGGAAAAAGCTGTTTACGCAGTTTGCTATCTCGACTGGCTCTATGATTGGCGTGCTTTATTTTATGCTGCCTTACTTTCCTACCGATCAGGCTCAGTGGCAACGTATCGTCGCGCTGATTATTATGTGTGCCGTCGGAGCGCTGGTTTACGGTGTAGTATTGCTAGCAACTGGTTTCCGTCCGCGTCAGCTAAAGCACGGTTAG
- the pyrE gene encoding orotate phosphoribosyltransferase, translated as MSHVTRPQDPTFSSHQFIQLALDNQVLKFGEFVLKSGRISPYFFNAGLLATGEMLSLLARGYADALAEQMSAANDGADAQELVIFGAAYKGIPFVAATAQALWLHHGINAKWGYNRKEAKTHGEGGNLVGADVSGKAVWVLDDVITAGTAMREVVEILEQAGASVAGILVALDRKEKGQAEHSAIQELAATLEVPVRALVDIDDLISYLADDHGAQNGQHKGATQLAKMQHYREQYGV; from the coding sequence ATGTCTCATGTAACACGCCCTCAAGACCCTACGTTTTCATCTCATCAATTTATTCAACTGGCTCTAGACAACCAAGTGCTTAAGTTTGGTGAGTTTGTCCTAAAGTCTGGTCGTATCAGTCCATACTTTTTTAATGCAGGCTTGCTTGCGACTGGTGAGATGTTGTCGTTACTAGCACGTGGTTATGCAGATGCCTTGGCTGAACAAATGAGTGCAGCAAATGATGGTGCTGATGCGCAAGAGCTGGTCATCTTTGGTGCGGCTTATAAAGGTATTCCTTTTGTCGCAGCGACAGCGCAAGCGTTATGGCTACATCATGGCATTAATGCCAAATGGGGCTATAACCGTAAAGAAGCCAAAACTCACGGCGAAGGCGGCAATTTGGTCGGTGCTGACGTAAGTGGCAAGGCCGTTTGGGTGCTTGACGATGTCATCACAGCGGGTACAGCCATGCGCGAAGTGGTCGAGATTTTAGAGCAAGCAGGCGCAAGCGTTGCTGGTATTCTCGTCGCACTTGATCGTAAAGAAAAAGGTCAAGCAGAGCACTCTGCTATTCAAGAGCTTGCCGCGACACTAGAAGTGCCCGTACGTGCATTGGTTGATATTGATGATTTGATCAGTTATTTGGCCGATGACCATGGTGCACAAAACGGCCAGCATAAAGGCGCGACCCAGTTAGCCAAAATGCAACACTACCGTGAGCAGTACGGCGTATAG
- a CDS encoding SDR family oxidoreductase produces MSTRNLLIIGQGDIGLPVTNKLAQDGYCVTGLARSERHHYDLIDSADFLQADALTLRAEQLQAFTHIAIIVTPDEYSTSGYHDSYLAISQHLATLAPQLIKLERVVFISSTGVYGQDNGEWIDEHTAPVTPAREASKFILQAEQALQQGFGDKAIIIRPSGIYGRERLMRLRKAREQNKEPVPVEHWSNRIMDRDLVNILAKVLTIKVPKPVYLATDYRPVTTFELGVWLSEQVGETPPTIDNTKTSVTGKRLHSNIPLAWLDYADWQTGYRDILNHQE; encoded by the coding sequence ATGAGTACGCGAAATTTACTAATTATTGGACAAGGTGATATCGGCCTACCAGTGACCAATAAACTTGCCCAAGATGGCTATTGTGTGACTGGGCTTGCTCGTAGTGAGCGCCACCATTATGATTTGATAGATAGTGCAGATTTCTTACAGGCTGATGCGTTGACTTTGAGGGCTGAGCAGCTACAAGCATTTACTCATATTGCGATTATCGTCACCCCTGACGAGTACTCGACCAGCGGTTATCACGACAGTTATCTAGCGATTAGTCAGCATTTAGCAACGCTTGCTCCACAGCTTATTAAACTTGAACGTGTGGTATTCATTTCTTCTACTGGTGTCTATGGTCAAGACAATGGTGAGTGGATTGATGAGCATACTGCACCTGTTACGCCTGCGCGTGAAGCCTCGAAATTCATATTGCAAGCAGAACAAGCACTGCAACAAGGCTTTGGTGATAAAGCCATTATTATTCGCCCCAGTGGTATCTACGGTCGCGAGCGCTTAATGCGACTACGCAAGGCTCGTGAGCAAAATAAAGAACCAGTGCCAGTTGAGCATTGGAGCAACCGTATTATGGATCGCGACTTGGTCAATATCCTCGCCAAAGTGTTGACGATAAAAGTACCAAAGCCTGTCTATCTAGCGACGGACTATCGACCTGTTACTACGTTTGAGCTAGGGGTTTGGCTTAGTGAGCAGGTTGGCGAGACACCTCCTACTATTGATAATACAAAAACCTCAGTGACAGGAAAACGCTTGCACAGCAACATTCCGTTAGCTTGGCTTGATTATGCTGACTGGCAGACAGGTTACCGTGATATTTTGAATCATCAAGAGTAA
- the gshB gene encoding glutathione synthase: MSQQKQEKSLKILVIMDPIERVNYKKDTSLAMMWAAQDRGHQLGYCQIHDLWLDRGQLMVDTQPLTVKRDPADFYTLGDKSTGPVGDYDVILMRKDPPFDMRFIYATYMLDHAKAAGVLVVNDPQAIRDCNEKLFATWFSDYMSPTIVTSKQAHIRKFIAEQQDVIVKPLDGMGGTGIFRLTADSPNIGVTLEVLTELETLPIMAQRYLPEIKEGDKRVLIVDGVVVDYSLARIPTKGETRGNLAAGGSGVAMPLTDIERQVAEVVAPIVKEKGLMFVGLDLIGGRITEINVTSPTCVREIDDQCGTDIATDFIMAIENKFTA, encoded by the coding sequence ATGAGCCAACAAAAACAAGAAAAATCGCTAAAAATACTCGTTATTATGGATCCTATCGAGCGGGTCAATTATAAAAAAGACACCAGTCTCGCTATGATGTGGGCCGCTCAAGACCGTGGCCATCAGCTAGGTTATTGTCAGATTCATGACCTGTGGTTGGACCGTGGTCAGTTGATGGTTGATACGCAGCCGCTTACAGTAAAGCGTGATCCTGCAGATTTCTATACATTGGGTGATAAAAGCACAGGGCCAGTCGGCGACTATGACGTAATTTTGATGCGCAAAGATCCGCCGTTTGATATGCGCTTTATTTATGCCACTTATATGCTTGACCATGCCAAAGCAGCAGGCGTGCTCGTAGTCAATGATCCGCAAGCGATTCGCGACTGCAATGAAAAGTTATTTGCGACATGGTTTAGCGATTATATGAGTCCAACGATTGTGACTAGCAAACAAGCACACATTCGTAAGTTCATTGCTGAACAGCAGGATGTAATCGTCAAGCCACTAGATGGTATGGGCGGCACTGGTATCTTCCGTTTGACTGCTGATAGCCCAAACATCGGAGTGACGTTAGAGGTGCTGACTGAGCTTGAAACTTTGCCTATCATGGCGCAGCGTTATTTGCCAGAAATCAAAGAGGGCGACAAGCGCGTGTTAATCGTCGATGGTGTCGTAGTAGATTATAGTTTGGCTCGTATTCCAACCAAAGGCGAGACCCGTGGTAATTTAGCAGCTGGTGGTAGCGGTGTTGCTATGCCATTGACTGATATCGAACGCCAAGTAGCAGAAGTTGTGGCCCCAATCGTCAAAGAAAAAGGCCTAATGTTCGTTGGTCTAGACTTGATCGGTGGACGTATCACTGAGATTAACGTTACTAGCCCAACATGCGTACGTGAGATTGATGATCAATGCGGTACAGATATCGCGACCGATTTTATCATGGCGATTGAGAATAAATTTACTGCATAG
- a CDS encoding DUF2789 family protein, which translates to MLGEPEYSMNELFAQLGLDSSNEAIDDFIAANQLASEEKLTEASIWTDNQRMFLQEEWQKDAAWVETIDELNVRLHPDA; encoded by the coding sequence ATGTTGGGTGAACCAGAATACAGTATGAATGAATTATTTGCTCAGTTAGGTCTAGACAGCTCTAATGAAGCAATTGATGATTTTATCGCAGCAAACCAATTAGCTAGCGAAGAAAAACTAACAGAGGCTAGCATTTGGACAGACAATCAGCGTATGTTCCTGCAAGAAGAATGGCAAAAAGATGCCGCATGGGTAGAGACCATCGATGAGCTAAATGTCCGTTTGCATCCTGACGCATAA
- a CDS encoding GNAT family N-acetyltransferase: MQLWRIGWLFFIANDANTNPNNNLDNDGDLMSAAALNTIPTELSTYQLTDQFVVQRASKEDLAEVLAIYNQSIPGKQATANLALVTLEERATWFEEHLDSATRPIYVVKALPSDDIDQTKAPIVAWGSFSDLYARTAYHISTEISIYLNQDYQGKGLGSLLTRWMLTQAPSLGIRNIIALVFAHNHPSLGLFRKLGFEQWGYMPEVCDMEGFIADVVMLGKSVTSDDISDKAPEMI, from the coding sequence ATGCAACTATGGCGCATAGGGTGGCTATTCTTTATTGCCAATGATGCTAATACCAATCCTAACAACAATCTCGACAACGATGGAGATCTTATGTCTGCTGCTGCCTTAAATACTATACCAACCGAACTATCGACATATCAGCTCACCGATCAGTTCGTTGTGCAGCGTGCAAGTAAAGAAGATTTAGCAGAAGTCTTAGCCATTTATAATCAAAGCATACCGGGCAAACAAGCAACAGCCAATCTTGCATTGGTTACGCTAGAAGAGCGTGCCACTTGGTTTGAAGAGCATTTGGATAGCGCAACTAGACCGATATATGTGGTCAAGGCATTACCATCAGATGACATAGATCAAACAAAGGCACCGATAGTCGCATGGGGCAGTTTTAGTGATTTGTACGCACGTACGGCTTATCATATCAGTACTGAGATTAGCATTTATCTAAATCAAGATTATCAAGGCAAAGGATTAGGCAGTTTGCTAACCCGTTGGATGTTGACGCAAGCACCAAGTCTAGGTATTCGAAATATCATCGCTCTTGTCTTTGCTCATAACCATCCAAGCTTAGGATTATTTCGTAAGCTTGGCTTTGAACAATGGGGCTATATGCCCGAAGTTTGCGATATGGAAGGGTTCATCGCTGATGTTGTGATGCTTGGTAAATCAGTGACATCAGACGATATCTCAGATAAAGCGCCTGAAATGATTTAA
- the ampD gene encoding 1,6-anhydro-N-acetylmuramyl-L-alanine amidase AmpD — MSASLPNSSSTSPMTIKDGLLSAAIWLASPNYNVRPKGLSIDAIVVHNISLPPNEFGACDTSGTHYVKALFTNQLDWDAHPYFQTIKGAEVSAHLFIERDGAITQFVNFNERAWHAGRSSYLGRPECNDYSIGIELEGSDFVSFTSAQYEKLADVIAAIYKAYPKTRRHLTGHSDIAPGRKTDPGDFFEWARLRQLVANATKNDAPSHK, encoded by the coding sequence ATGTCTGCATCATTGCCAAACTCATCATCTACGTCGCCAATGACTATCAAAGATGGTCTACTATCAGCAGCCATTTGGCTAGCCTCACCTAATTACAATGTAAGGCCAAAAGGTTTAAGTATTGACGCAATCGTCGTACACAATATCAGCCTACCACCGAATGAATTTGGTGCCTGCGACACTAGTGGCACACATTATGTGAAAGCATTATTTACTAATCAATTGGACTGGGATGCTCATCCTTACTTTCAAACAATCAAAGGCGCAGAAGTATCAGCGCATTTATTTATCGAACGTGATGGCGCTATCACTCAGTTTGTCAATTTCAACGAACGGGCGTGGCATGCTGGGCGGTCTAGCTACTTGGGTCGACCTGAATGTAATGATTATAGCATTGGCATCGAACTTGAAGGGTCGGATTTTGTGTCCTTCACCTCTGCTCAATATGAGAAGCTAGCCGACGTAATTGCCGCCATCTATAAGGCCTATCCCAAAACACGTCGCCACTTGACAGGCCATAGCGATATCGCGCCTGGGCGTAAGACTGACCCTGGTGATTTTTTTGAATGGGCAAGGTTGCGCCAGTTAGTTGCTAATGCAACGAAAAACGATGCACCGTCACATAAGTGA